Part of the Leptotrichia massiliensis genome, CGTTAGAGATTGCAAGATGGAAAAAAAGGGATATTAATAAAAGAGTAGACGAATTGCTGGAAATCGTAGGGCTTTCTGATAAAAAGCTGAATTATCCTGAACAGCTTTCAGGAGGGCAGAAACAGCGTGTCGCAATAGCAAGAGCATTGGCGAACAATCCGCAATTACTTCTGTCAGATGAGGCAACATCGGCACTTGATCCTAGAACAACTAATTCTATTTTAGAACTTTTGAAAGATATAAATCAGAAGTTTGGAATAACAATAATTTTAATAACGCATCAGATGGAAGTTATAAAGAAAATTTGTAATAAGGCTGCAATCATGTCGGATGGAGAAATTATTGAAAAAGGGGAAACAAAGGAAATTTTCTTGAATCCTAAGACAGAATTAGCAAAAGAATTTGTACAAAATATTTCACACGAAGAATTTAGGACAGAGGAAGAAATAAAAAATCGTGAAGAAAATACAGGAAAATTACGATTAAGATTGAAGTATAATGAAGAACAGGTAAACGAATCATATATCACCCAAATAATTCGTAAATACGACGTTGAAGTTAATATTTTAGGTGGATTTATTGACAAAGTGGGCGATATTATTGTAGGAAATTTACTGGTAGAAATTTCGGCAAACGAAGAAAAATCCAAAGACATTATTGAATGGCTGAAAGAAAATAAAATAGATTCGGAGGTGGTATAATGAGATTTGACTGGATCAAGTTTTTACAATTTCAAAATATGGCTATACCTCTTTGGGAAACAATATACATGGTATTTATTTCCACAGTTATATCATTAATTATCGGACTTCCAATTGGAATTTTACTTGTTACATCTGATGAAAAGGGAGTTAAACCAAATAAAACTATTCATAAGATACTAGATATGATTATTGTAAACATTACAAGATCAATTCCATTTATAATTTTAATGGTTTTATTAATACCGCTTTCACGGATGCTTGTTCACAAATCTTATGGAAGTGTTGCTTTCATTGTTCCACTTTCGCTAGGTTCTGCACCATTTGTGGCAAGAATTATTGAAGGGGCCTTAAAGGAAGTAAATGATGGGCTTATTGAAGCTTCAAAATCAATGGGAGCGACTGCATCTGAAATTATTTTTAAAGTAATGATTCCAGAAGCCTTGCCTGCACTTGTTCATGGAATGACATTGACATTGATTAGTTTAATTGGATATTCTGCAATGGCTGGAACAATCGGTGGTGGTGGACTTGGAAATGCCGCTGTAATTGACGGTTACCAAAGATCTAAGCCCGAAGTGATGTGGCAGGCGACAATTGTTATAATTGTGCTTGTACAAATCGTACAGTTTATTGGAAACAGCATTGTAAAAATGTTGATGAATAAGAGAAAAAGAGTTTAATAAAAAGGTTGTAAAATAAATTATAAATAAAAAATTTTTGGAGGTATTTATGAAAAAAATATTATCATTGTTATTAGCAACGGCATTATTTTTAGTAGCTTGTGGAAACAAAAATGAAACTAAAGGAGCAGCTGACAGCCAAGGTGGAGCAGCTGGAAAAACTGAAAAATTAATCGTGGGAGCAACTCCTATTCCGCATGCTGAATTATTGAATTTGGTAAAAGAAGACTTGAAAAAGGAAGGAATTGATTTAGAAGTAGTTGAATTTAATGATTATGTTCAGCCAAATAAAGCACTTGCAGACAAAAGTATAGATGCAAACTTTTTCCAACATGTTCCATACATGGAAGATTTCGGTAAGAAAAATAATATTGAATTATCAGCAGTTGGGAATATTCACTTGGAGCCAATGGCTTTATATTCTAAAAAAATAAAAAATCCTAATGAATTAAAAAATGGGGACACTTTGATAATTCCTAACGATCCAACAAATGGAGGTCGTGCATTGATTTTACTTGACAAAGCTGGTATCATAAAATTAAAAGACAACACAAAATTAGATTCTACGCCAGCAGACATTGCTGAAAATCCAAAAAATATTAAAATTGAAACATTATCAAATGAGCAAATTGCACCAAGATTAAGCGAAGTTGCAGGAGCAATCATAAATTCAAACTTTGCAATTGATGCTGGAGTTACAAAAAATGAAATTATCCTGATAGAGGGTAAAGATTCGCCTTATGTAAACATTGTTACAGTTCTAAAAGGAAATGAAAATGATGAAAGAGTTAAAAAATTGGTAAAAGCATTACAAAGTGAAAAAATTAAAAAACATATTGAAGAAAAATATGAAGGTAGAGTAATTCCTGCGTTCTAAATTTGTAAAAAAAATTATATGGAAAAATAGCTTTAAATTAACTTTTAGAGCTATTTTTTTGTAAACTTCTTGAAATTAATTTAAAAAAAATGTATAATAGATGTAATGCTTTTTAGAAAGGCAATTGAAAAGAGAAAAATTTTTATAAATTTTGCCTAATTTAAAAAGTTATTTTTATTTAACTCAAAATTTTGAGTTTATAAAGATTTAGATATTTTATAAAAAAGAGAGGAGAAAACATTTTTAAATATTGTAATTTGAAAATTAGTTTCAATGTTTATTTAATTTTCAAAATATTTAAAGAGATGAAGAAAAATGAAAAAATTACTTACAGTTTCGTTATTTTTAGCTAGTATTAATTTAATTTATGCAGAAAATGAAAATTATGGATATGAGGATCTTTCAGTAAAAAGAACATCACAAAAAGAAGCAAAACCAGTACAGCCTGCACCTAAACAAATGGGATTCTGGGATTTTTATGAAAAGCAGCAGGCAAAATTGTTAAAGGATAACGATAAAAAGTTATTTGATGAACTCAGTCCAACAATTAAAGCAAAAGATGATTTTTATGACTATGTGAATGAGGAATGGACAAAAAAAACACAGATTCCTAGTACGAAGCCAGCATGGGGTTCCTTTTATGAATTAAATGAGAAAAATCAAGATTTTTTACGTAACCTAATAAATGAATTAAAAAATAAATCATCATTGAGTGCAGATGAAAAGAAGGTTATAACCCTTTATGACAGCTATTCTGATATGAAAAAAAGAAATGAAGATGGATTAAATCCAATAAAAAAAGATTTGGATAGAATAGATGCTATACAGAATATTGAAGATTTGAAGAAATACAATATTGAAGTTACAAAAACTGGTGGTTCTGAATTTTATGGATGGGGTGTAGGAACTGATTTAAATGATTCTAAAAATAATGCAATTTATTTAGGAAGTGCTGGAATTGGACTATCAAGAGATTATTTTCAAAAAGATACAAAGGAAAATAGAGCAATATTGGAAGAATATACAAAATATGTAAGCGATATATTAAAATATGCTGATGAAAAAGATGCTCTTGAAAAAGCCAAAAAGATAGTTGCTTTTGAAAAACAGATTGCGAATACATTATTGACAAATGAAGAACGTCACGATGTAAAAAAATATAATAATCCAATAAAAGTTAGTGACTTAGGTACATTATCTAAAAATGTAGATTTAGCACAATACTTGAAAGAATTAAATGTGAAAACTGATAAAGTTATCATAAGTGAATTGAATTATTATAAAAATTTGGATAACTTTGTAAATGATGCTAATATTGACATAATTAAAGATTATATGAAATATAATTTAATAAGCTCTGCTGCGGGTATCTTAACAGATGACATGGGGAAAAGAAGTTTTGAGTTTTTTGGAAAATATTTAAATGGACAAAAAGAAAGAGAAACGCTTGAAAAAAGAGCATTAAACTTTACAAATGGAAGTTTAGGTGAAATAATAGGAAAAATTTATGTTCAAAGAAACTTCTCGCCAGAAGCTAAAAAAAATACACAACAAATGGTTGATTATATTAAAAAAGCAATGAAAAATAGAATTGAAAAACTGGATTGGATGAGTGCAGCAACTAAGAAAAAAGCACTTGAAAAATTAGCAAAAGTTAATGTGAAAATCGGATATCCTGACAAATGGAAAGATTACAGCAAAATGACAATTTCAAGTAATGATACACTTTATGAACAATTGAAAAAAATAAGTGAATGGGAATATGGAGAAGAATTGAAAAAGGTTGGAAAACCAGTAGACAAGAAAGAATGGCATATGGATCCACATACAATAAATGCATATTATTCTCCAACAGGAAATGAAATAGTCTTTCCAGCTGGAATTTTACAATTTCCATTTTATGATTATAGCAAATCAGAAATGGCAAGTAACTTTGGAGCAATAGGAACTATAATCGGACACGAGCTTACACATGCATTCGATGTATCAGGAGCTGAATATGATGGAGATGGAAATGTAAAAAACTGGTGGACAGAAGAAGATAAGTTAAAATTTGATGCAGCAACTAAAAAATTAGAAAGACAGTTTTCAACTTATTCAGTTGGCGATGGAGTAAATGTTAATGGGAAATTTACATTAACAGAAAATATTGCTGATTTAGGTGGTCTAAATATTGCTTATGATGCATTACAGTTATATTTAAAAGATCATCCAAATTCTACAAAAGCCTATGCTGATACAACAAACAAATTATTCTTCTTAAGTTTTGCAAGAATGTGGCGACAAAAATCTACTCCAGAATATTTAAAAAACTTGGCAAAAACAGATTCACATTCACCAAATATATTTAGGGTAAATGGAACTTTAATAAATGTCGATGCTTTCCATAAAGTATTTGAAACAAAACCAGGAGATAAAATGTACAAAGCCCCAGAAGATAGGATAAAAATCTGGTAAAATAATTAAATAATAA contains:
- a CDS encoding methionine ABC transporter ATP-binding protein; amino-acid sequence: MDSLIKIRNLVKKYKLNNGQELLAVNNVNLDIEQGDIYGIMGLSGAGKSTLIRLLNRLEEPTSGEIFVKHEVIDKKGKKSLGYEDKNILNFNVRMLREYRKKTGMIFQHFNLLNSRNVAGNVAFPLEIARWKKRDINKRVDELLEIVGLSDKKLNYPEQLSGGQKQRVAIARALANNPQLLLSDEATSALDPRTTNSILELLKDINQKFGITIILITHQMEVIKKICNKAAIMSDGEIIEKGETKEIFLNPKTELAKEFVQNISHEEFRTEEEIKNREENTGKLRLRLKYNEEQVNESYITQIIRKYDVEVNILGGFIDKVGDIIVGNLLVEISANEEKSKDIIEWLKENKIDSEVV
- a CDS encoding methionine ABC transporter permease — encoded protein: MRFDWIKFLQFQNMAIPLWETIYMVFISTVISLIIGLPIGILLVTSDEKGVKPNKTIHKILDMIIVNITRSIPFIILMVLLIPLSRMLVHKSYGSVAFIVPLSLGSAPFVARIIEGALKEVNDGLIEASKSMGATASEIIFKVMIPEALPALVHGMTLTLISLIGYSAMAGTIGGGGLGNAAVIDGYQRSKPEVMWQATIVIIVLVQIVQFIGNSIVKMLMNKRKRV
- a CDS encoding MetQ/NlpA family ABC transporter substrate-binding protein — translated: MKKILSLLLATALFLVACGNKNETKGAADSQGGAAGKTEKLIVGATPIPHAELLNLVKEDLKKEGIDLEVVEFNDYVQPNKALADKSIDANFFQHVPYMEDFGKKNNIELSAVGNIHLEPMALYSKKIKNPNELKNGDTLIIPNDPTNGGRALILLDKAGIIKLKDNTKLDSTPADIAENPKNIKIETLSNEQIAPRLSEVAGAIINSNFAIDAGVTKNEIILIEGKDSPYVNIVTVLKGNENDERVKKLVKALQSEKIKKHIEEKYEGRVIPAF
- a CDS encoding M13 family metallopeptidase, producing MKKLLTVSLFLASINLIYAENENYGYEDLSVKRTSQKEAKPVQPAPKQMGFWDFYEKQQAKLLKDNDKKLFDELSPTIKAKDDFYDYVNEEWTKKTQIPSTKPAWGSFYELNEKNQDFLRNLINELKNKSSLSADEKKVITLYDSYSDMKKRNEDGLNPIKKDLDRIDAIQNIEDLKKYNIEVTKTGGSEFYGWGVGTDLNDSKNNAIYLGSAGIGLSRDYFQKDTKENRAILEEYTKYVSDILKYADEKDALEKAKKIVAFEKQIANTLLTNEERHDVKKYNNPIKVSDLGTLSKNVDLAQYLKELNVKTDKVIISELNYYKNLDNFVNDANIDIIKDYMKYNLISSAAGILTDDMGKRSFEFFGKYLNGQKERETLEKRALNFTNGSLGEIIGKIYVQRNFSPEAKKNTQQMVDYIKKAMKNRIEKLDWMSAATKKKALEKLAKVNVKIGYPDKWKDYSKMTISSNDTLYEQLKKISEWEYGEELKKVGKPVDKKEWHMDPHTINAYYSPTGNEIVFPAGILQFPFYDYSKSEMASNFGAIGTIIGHELTHAFDVSGAEYDGDGNVKNWWTEEDKLKFDAATKKLERQFSTYSVGDGVNVNGKFTLTENIADLGGLNIAYDALQLYLKDHPNSTKAYADTTNKLFFLSFARMWRQKSTPEYLKNLAKTDSHSPNIFRVNGTLINVDAFHKVFETKPGDKMYKAPEDRIKIW